In the Acropora muricata isolate sample 2 chromosome 1, ASM3666990v1, whole genome shotgun sequence genome, one interval contains:
- the LOC136903750 gene encoding uncharacterized protein isoform X1, producing the protein MLKKIIERAELRIMGQRQQREQYAKWRRERKEQEEEFARVQTQEYGKGNQEEQEQETNKDTEVSRIKGNQEEQEQETNKDTEIRKARRLMTSEEPLSGTTIVIRCNDGERVHRKFQENACFQEVYDWLGSLEDIPLYFTLQRGKTVVEHTDIIQGSEVLDLLPYDYKEVREVFSNVEERIREVRRKRVSVAPLKDGMKVILHLPGNKFIARRFCRGACFQVSKTLEILSQLSFHLEP; encoded by the exons ATGTTGAAAAAGATTATAGAAAGGGCTGAACTACGAATTATGGGACAACGGCAACAAAG AGAGCAATATGCAAAGTGGAGAAGAGAAAGGAAGGAGCAAGAAGAAGAGTTTGCAAGAGTCCAAACACAGGAGTATGGAAAAGGGAATCAAGAAGAACAGGAGCAAGAAACCAACAAAGACACTGAAGTAAGTCGCATCAAAGGGAATCAAGAAGAACAGGAGCAAGAAACCAACAAAGACACTGAA ATTAGAAAAGCAAGGAGATTAATGACAAGTGAAGAACCACTGTCTGGGACTACCATTGTCATCAGGTGCAACGATGGTGAAAGAGTGCATCGCAAGTTCCAGGAAAATGCTTGCTTTCAG GAAGTATATGACTGGCTAGGATCATTAGAAGATATACCATTGTATTTTACCCTGCAAAGGGGAAAAACAGTGGTTGAACACACAGACATCATCCAAGGGAGTGAAGTTTTAGACCTTTTACCATAT GATTACAAGGAAGTCAGAGAGGTGTTTTCAAATGTGGAG GAAAGAATCAGAGAAGTACGAAGGAAGCGTGTGTCGGTGGCTCCATTGAAAGATGGGATGAAGGTGATTTTACACCTTCCAGGAAACAAATTCATTGCGCGCAGATTCTGTAGAGGAGCGTGTTTTCAGGTATCAAAAACACTCGAAATTTTATCCCAGCTAAGTTTCCATTTAGAACCATGA
- the LOC136903750 gene encoding uncharacterized protein isoform X2, giving the protein MLKKIIERAELRIMGQRQQREQYAKWRRERKEQEEEFARVQTQEYGKGNQEEQEQETNKDTEVSRIKGNQEEQEQETNKDTEIRKARRLMTSEEPLSGTTIVIRCNDGERVHRKFQENACFQEVYDWLGSLEDIPLYFTLQRGKTVVEHTDIIQGSEVLDLLPYERIREVRRKRVSVAPLKDGMKVILHLPGNKFIARRFCRGACFQVSKTLEILSQLSFHLEP; this is encoded by the exons ATGTTGAAAAAGATTATAGAAAGGGCTGAACTACGAATTATGGGACAACGGCAACAAAG AGAGCAATATGCAAAGTGGAGAAGAGAAAGGAAGGAGCAAGAAGAAGAGTTTGCAAGAGTCCAAACACAGGAGTATGGAAAAGGGAATCAAGAAGAACAGGAGCAAGAAACCAACAAAGACACTGAAGTAAGTCGCATCAAAGGGAATCAAGAAGAACAGGAGCAAGAAACCAACAAAGACACTGAA ATTAGAAAAGCAAGGAGATTAATGACAAGTGAAGAACCACTGTCTGGGACTACCATTGTCATCAGGTGCAACGATGGTGAAAGAGTGCATCGCAAGTTCCAGGAAAATGCTTGCTTTCAG GAAGTATATGACTGGCTAGGATCATTAGAAGATATACCATTGTATTTTACCCTGCAAAGGGGAAAAACAGTGGTTGAACACACAGACATCATCCAAGGGAGTGAAGTTTTAGACCTTTTACCATAT GAAAGAATCAGAGAAGTACGAAGGAAGCGTGTGTCGGTGGCTCCATTGAAAGATGGGATGAAGGTGATTTTACACCTTCCAGGAAACAAATTCATTGCGCGCAGATTCTGTAGAGGAGCGTGTTTTCAGGTATCAAAAACACTCGAAATTTTATCCCAGCTAAGTTTCCATTTAGAACCATGA